A window of the Cucurbita pepo subsp. pepo cultivar mu-cu-16 chromosome LG01, ASM280686v2, whole genome shotgun sequence genome harbors these coding sequences:
- the LOC111800029 gene encoding mitochondrial substrate carrier family protein B-like isoform X1, whose protein sequence is MQTEARVSVMMEGGQRALSSGHGGVVSVEGGARNFAPKKQQSLQQSQIGTVSQLLSGGVAGAFSKTCTAPLARLTILFQVQGMHSDAALLKKASIWHEASRIVHEEGIRAFWKGNLVTIAHRLPYSSINFYAYEHFKKLLHMVPGLEHRRDRMSADLLVHFLGGGLAGITAASTTYPLDLVRTRLAAQTKVVYYKGIWHTLGTICRDEGFLGLYKGLGATILGVGPNIAISFSVYESLRSFWQSRRPHDSTILVSLTCGSLSGIASSTATFPLDLVRRRKQLEGAGGRARVYTTGLLGVFKHILRTEGFSGFYRGILPEYYKVVPGVGICFMTYETLKSLLADTNARL, encoded by the exons ATGCAAACGGAGGCGAGGGTTAGTGTGATGATGGAAGGAGGGCAGAGAGCTCTCAGCTCTGGTCATGGAGGAGTGGTTTCTGTCGAGGGAGGTGCCAGAAATTTCGCTCCCAAAAAGCAACAGTCGCTTCAGCAATCGCAGATTGGGACGGTGTCGCAGCTTCTCTCTGGAGGCGTTGCTGGTGCTTTTAGTAAGACCTGCACAGCACCACTCGCACGACTTACAATTCTCTTTCAG GTGCAAGGGATGCACTCTGATGCTGCATTGCTGAAGAAAGCCAGTATATGGCATGAGGCTTCACGAATTGTTCATGAGGAAGGAATAAGAGCTTTCTGGAAAGGAAATCTTGTTACAATTGCTCATCGTCTGCCTTATTCCTCTATTAATTTCTATGCATATGAACACTTCAAAAag TTACTTCACATGGTCCCAGGTCTTGAACATCGTAGGGATCGCATGAGTGCAGACCTTTTAGTTCACTTCCTGGGTGGTGGCTTGGCAGGAATTACAGCAGCATCAACTACATATCCATTAGATCTTGTAAGGACTCGCCTTGCTGCTCAG ACAAAAGTGGTCTATTACAAAGGTATTTGGCATACTCTGGGAACAATTTGTAGAGATGAGGGTTTTCTAGGTCTTTACAAGGGACTTGGAGCGACAATACTG GGTGTTGGTCCCAACATAGCTATCAGTTTTTCAGTTTATGAAAGCTTGAGGTCTTTCTGGCAGTCTCGTAG GCCTCATGATTCTACGATTTTGGTTAGCCTGACCTGTGGCAGTCTATCAGGCATTGCATCCTCTACAG CGACCTTCCCCTTGGATCTGGTGAGGAGGCGAAAGCAGTTGGAAGGAGCTGGTGGGCGAGCTCGGGTATATACCACAGGGCTTCTGGGTGTATTCAAGCACATATTGAGGACAGAAGGGTTCAGCGGTTTCTACCGAGGGATTCTACCTGAATACTATAAGGTTGTACCTGGAGTGGGCATTTGCTTCATGACGTACGAGACGCTGAAGAGCCTATTAGCAGATACAAATGCCAGATTATGA
- the LOC111800029 gene encoding mitochondrial substrate carrier family protein B-like isoform X2, translated as MQTEARVSVMMEGGQRALSSGHGGVVSVEGGARNFAPKKQQSLQQSQIGTVSQLLSGGVAGAFSKTCTAPLARLTILFQVQGMHSDAALLKKASIWHEASRIVHEEGIRAFWKGNLVTIAHRLPYSSINFYAYEHFKKLLHMVPGLEHRRDRMSADLLVHFLGGGLAGITAASTTYPLDLVRTRLAAQTKVVYYKGIWHTLGTICRDEGFLGLYKGLGATILGVGPNIAISFSVYESLRSFWQSRRPHDSTILVSLTCGSLSGIASSTEKQAVVQVLHQSI; from the exons ATGCAAACGGAGGCGAGGGTTAGTGTGATGATGGAAGGAGGGCAGAGAGCTCTCAGCTCTGGTCATGGAGGAGTGGTTTCTGTCGAGGGAGGTGCCAGAAATTTCGCTCCCAAAAAGCAACAGTCGCTTCAGCAATCGCAGATTGGGACGGTGTCGCAGCTTCTCTCTGGAGGCGTTGCTGGTGCTTTTAGTAAGACCTGCACAGCACCACTCGCACGACTTACAATTCTCTTTCAG GTGCAAGGGATGCACTCTGATGCTGCATTGCTGAAGAAAGCCAGTATATGGCATGAGGCTTCACGAATTGTTCATGAGGAAGGAATAAGAGCTTTCTGGAAAGGAAATCTTGTTACAATTGCTCATCGTCTGCCTTATTCCTCTATTAATTTCTATGCATATGAACACTTCAAAAag TTACTTCACATGGTCCCAGGTCTTGAACATCGTAGGGATCGCATGAGTGCAGACCTTTTAGTTCACTTCCTGGGTGGTGGCTTGGCAGGAATTACAGCAGCATCAACTACATATCCATTAGATCTTGTAAGGACTCGCCTTGCTGCTCAG ACAAAAGTGGTCTATTACAAAGGTATTTGGCATACTCTGGGAACAATTTGTAGAGATGAGGGTTTTCTAGGTCTTTACAAGGGACTTGGAGCGACAATACTG GGTGTTGGTCCCAACATAGCTATCAGTTTTTCAGTTTATGAAAGCTTGAGGTCTTTCTGGCAGTCTCGTAG GCCTCATGATTCTACGATTTTGGTTAGCCTGACCTGTGGCAGTCTATCAGGCATTGCATCCTCTACAG AGAAACAGGCTGTGGTGCAGGTTCTGCACCAAAGTATTTAA
- the LOC111806866 gene encoding cucumisin-like: MAMARRKSSLVFNFIFLNLFSCLLVSSSHSDSDGRKTYIVYMGSKPEDISSTSLYHRTMLEQVVGSSFSPKHLLYSYKRSFNGFAVRLTKEEAQKIALEEGVVSVFPNEKKHVHTTRSWDFMGFTQSVPRVNQVESNIVVGVLDTGIWPESPSFNDEGVDPPPKEWKGTCQISPDFQCNRKIIGARAYRSENLPKGEVVNPRDSKGHGTHTASIVAGGLVRKASLYGLGFGTARGGVPSARIAVYKICWSDGCYDADILAAFDDAIADGVDIISLSVGGSKPKSYFNDSIAIGAFHAMKHGILTSNSAGNRGPNYFTTSNVSPWSLSVAASTMDRKFVSNVQFGNGTLHQGVAINTFDLLEKQYPMIHGGDAPNKARGFNASTSRFCVENSVDLSLVRGKILVCDSLLRAATMPSFTGAVGIIMQGTREKDYASSYPLPATYLHIAAANDIQLSSPTESTATILQSNAVKDASAPSVVSFSSRGPNLVTLDILKPDLTAPGVEILAAWSPIAPVSGVVGDSRSVVYNIISGTSMSCPHATAMAVYVKTFHPTWSPAAIKSALMTTAFTMNSKLNTQAEFAYGAGHVNPLKAINPGLVYNASESDYIDMLCGQGYTTAMVRLITHDSSACTSTNTGRVWDLNYPSFALSTTPSESIHQFFTRTLTNVELRASIYTATVFAPPSLRITVDPAVLSFNGIGETKSFRLTVQGTVSQAIVSASLVWSDGMHDVRSPIIVYVINKP; encoded by the exons atgGCAATGGCAAGAAGAAAGTCTTCTCTAGTCTTCAACTTCATCTTCCTTAATCTTTTCAGTTGTCTGCTGGTTTCTAGCTCTCATTCGGACAGTGATGGTCGGAAG ACTTATATTGTGTACATGGGGAGCAAACCAGAAGATATCAGCTCTACTTCTTTGTATCATAGGACAATGTTGGAACAAGTTGTTGGTAG CTCCTTCTCCCCGAAACATTTGCTCTATAGCTACAAGAGAAGCTTCAATGGATTTGCAGTAAGACTCACTAAAGAAGAAGCTCAGAAGATTGCTC tggAGGAGGGTGTGGTCTCTGTGTTtccaaatgaaaagaaacatgTCCATACAACAAGATCATGGGATTTCATGGGTTTTACACAAAGTGTTCCTCGGGTAAACCAAGTTGAAAGCAACATAGTTGTTGGAGTACTAGACACCGGAATTTGGCCGGAGTCCCCCAGTTTCAATGACGAAGGTGTCGACCCTCCACCAAAAGAATGGAAGGGCACATGCCAGATCTCACCTGACTTTCAATGCAACAG AAAAATCATTGGAGCTCGAGCATATCGTAGCGAGAACCTTCCCAAAGGAGAAGTTGTAAACCCAAGAGATTCAAAAGGCCATGGCACACACACAGCGTCCATAGTGGCCGGCGGTCTCGTGAGAAAGGCAAGTCTATACGGTCTAGGCTTTGGCACGGCGAGGGGCGGGGTTCCTTCTGCGCGCATTGCTGTGTATAAGATATGTTGGTCTGATGGGTGCTACGACGCCGATATTCTTGCGGCATTCGACGATGCAATCGCAGACGGTGTCGATATCATATCTCTTTCAGTTGGAGGGAGTAAACCCAAATCTTACTTCAATGATTCAATTGCCATTGGAGCTTTCCACGCCATGAAACATGGAATATTGACCTCCAATTCAGCCGGAAACAGAGGTCCCAATTACTTCACCACCTCAAACGTCTCTCCATGGTCTCTCTCTGTGGCTGCAAGCACTATGGATAGAAAGTTCGTGTCAAATGTGCAATTTGGAAATGGAACTCTCCATCAGGGAGTTGCAATCAATACATTCGATCTTCTAGAAAAACAATATCCTATGATCCATGGTGGAGATGCTCCCAACAAAGCCAGAGGTTTCAATGCCTCCACCTCCAG ATTTTGCGTCGAAAACTCTGTAGACCTCAGCTTGGTGAGGGGAAAAATCCTTGTTTGCGACTCCCTATTGAGGGCTGCAACAATGCCATCCTTCACAGGCGCAGTGGGGATTATAATGCAAGGCACCCGCGAGAAGGATTACGCTAGCTCTTATCCCTTACCTGCTACCTATCTCCACATTGCAGCCGCCAATGACATTCAACTCTCTTCACCTAC AGAATCGACTGCAACCATTTTACAGAGTAACGCAGTGAAGGATGCCTCTGCTCCTTCTGTTGTCTCCTTCTCCTCCAGGGGGCCCAATCTTGTAACCCTCGACATCCTCAAG CCAGATCTGACTGCACCGGGAGTTGAAATTCTAGCAGCATGGTCTCCAATCGCCCCTGTTTCTGGAGTTGTAGGGGATTCGAGGAGTGTGGTTTATAACATAATCTCAGGAACGTCGATGTCTTGTCCACATGCCACAGCAATGGCTGTGTACGTGAAAACATTTCATCCTACGTGGTCTCCTGCGGCCATAAAATCAGCTCTCATGACAACAG CTTTTACCATGAATTCCAAACTCAATACACAAGCAGAGTTTGCATATGGTGCTGGCCATGTCAACCCACTCAAGGCAATAAATCCAGGGTTGGTTTACAATGCAAGTGAAAGCGACTACATTGATATGTTGTGTGGCCAAGGTTACACCACTGCCATGGTTCGACTTATTACCCACGACAGCAGTGCTTGTACATCCACCAACACTGGAAGAGTTTGGGATCTAAACTATCCTTCTTTTGCACTTTCCACAACTCCTTCAGAATCCATCCATCAATTCTTTACTAGAACTCTCACAAACGTTGAACTAAGAGCATCCATATATACTGCTACGGTTTTTGCCCCACCAAGCTTGAGGATCACAGTGGATCCTGCCGTTCTTTCATTCAATGGAATTGGAGAGACCAAATCTTTCAGGTTAACCGTTCAAGGAACGGTGAGCCAAGCCATAGTGTCGGCTTCTCTGGTTTGGAGTGATGGTATGCATGATGTAAGAAGTCCTATTATAGTCTATGTTATTAACAAACCTTAA